In one Pseudodesulfovibrio tunisiensis genomic region, the following are encoded:
- a CDS encoding metallophosphoesterase — MAEGKTIFISDIHMGTQNSLYPESGSPWCWLREDRARMLGDFLADVARRDDVGSVVILGDLFDDWVVPASMEPEPDMFQSIARASQNRPVMDGFSAILEAGKELVYVHGNHDMFLSEDMLQQLIPGIVFVPDRDGQGPGTAVYRDGVIAAEHGCAYCLVNSPFRNEQGEFVHPAGYYISRLAAYGEFEGDGVNYLEALALALRRGLNSDRIVGTMVRAAADGVDYATDREIVLNAGIAHTVADVADAFAGWFDVWPGDKDVRVDAGQALDGEIGRLRDSAAAEYFGPGTASVVIFGHTHTARLWARPFDLTYKGDATRPQEYIYANTGTWVNGKAATYVETEEVDGRMHVRLFRQLRGRGNLLGEFHVPA; from the coding sequence ATGGCAGAGGGCAAGACCATTTTCATCAGTGACATTCACATGGGAACGCAAAACAGCCTGTACCCGGAAAGCGGTTCGCCGTGGTGCTGGCTCAGAGAGGATCGGGCGCGAATGCTTGGCGATTTTCTGGCCGATGTGGCACGGCGGGACGATGTCGGCTCAGTGGTCATTCTGGGAGATCTGTTCGACGACTGGGTTGTCCCGGCTTCCATGGAGCCGGAACCGGACATGTTTCAAAGCATTGCACGCGCCTCTCAGAACAGGCCAGTCATGGACGGTTTTTCCGCCATTCTCGAAGCGGGCAAGGAACTCGTCTATGTCCACGGCAATCACGACATGTTCCTGAGCGAAGACATGTTGCAGCAATTGATCCCGGGCATTGTCTTCGTTCCGGACAGGGATGGACAGGGACCCGGGACAGCCGTGTACCGGGACGGCGTGATCGCGGCGGAACACGGGTGCGCATACTGTCTGGTGAATTCCCCGTTTCGGAACGAACAGGGCGAGTTTGTCCATCCGGCCGGATATTACATTTCCCGTCTGGCCGCGTATGGCGAATTCGAGGGAGATGGGGTGAACTATCTGGAGGCGCTGGCTCTGGCTTTGCGTCGAGGCCTGAACAGCGACAGGATCGTGGGCACCATGGTCCGGGCTGCTGCGGATGGCGTTGACTATGCCACGGACAGGGAAATCGTGTTGAATGCGGGAATCGCGCATACCGTGGCGGACGTTGCCGACGCATTTGCTGGCTGGTTCGATGTCTGGCCCGGGGACAAGGATGTTCGTGTTGATGCCGGGCAGGCGCTGGACGGGGAAATCGGGCGCCTCAGGGATTCGGCCGCTGCGGAATACTTTGGACCGGGGACCGCATCCGTGGTGATCTTCGGCCATACGCATACCGCACGGCTGTGGGCGCGTCCGTTCGATTTGACGTACAAGGGCGACGCGACTCGTCCGCAGGAGTACATCTATGCCAATACGGGCACGTGGGTGAACGGCAAGGCTGCGACGTATGTGGAGACGGAAGAGGTTGACGGGCGGATGCATGTGCGTCTGTTTCGCCAACTGCGGGGCAGGGGAAATTTGCTTGGGGAATTCCATGTGCCTGCCTGA
- a CDS encoding amino acid ABC transporter ATP-binding protein, which yields MAMIEVQKLHKWYGDFHVLQGISESVNKGEVLVICGPSGSGKSTFIRCINRLEDYQKGTILFDGRDIHDKDVNVNELRSEIGIVFQQFNLYPHLSVLKNVTLAPIKVRNMPKDEAESIALSLLERVGIHDQAHKYPAELSGGQQQRVAIARALAMKPKVMLFDEPTSALDPEMINEVLNVMKDLAREGMTMLCVTHEMGFAREVADRVIFMDGGVVVEQAPPDEFFRNPKHERTKAFLKEIL from the coding sequence ATGGCAATGATAGAAGTGCAGAAACTGCACAAGTGGTATGGTGATTTTCATGTGCTCCAAGGGATTTCGGAGTCCGTGAACAAGGGCGAGGTGCTGGTCATCTGCGGCCCTTCAGGCTCCGGCAAGTCCACCTTCATCCGTTGCATCAATCGGCTGGAGGATTATCAGAAGGGCACCATCCTGTTCGATGGCAGGGACATTCATGACAAGGATGTGAACGTCAATGAACTGCGGTCCGAGATCGGCATCGTGTTTCAGCAGTTCAACCTGTATCCGCATCTGAGCGTGCTCAAGAACGTGACGCTGGCGCCGATCAAGGTTCGCAACATGCCCAAGGACGAGGCCGAATCCATTGCCCTGTCCCTGCTGGAGCGTGTGGGCATCCATGATCAGGCCCACAAGTATCCTGCGGAACTTTCCGGCGGTCAGCAGCAGCGCGTGGCCATTGCCCGCGCTCTGGCCATGAAGCCCAAGGTCATGCTTTTCGACGAGCCCACCTCGGCGCTGGACCCGGAAATGATCAATGAAGTTCTGAACGTCATGAAGGACCTTGCCCGCGAAGGCATGACCATGCTGTGCGTGACGCACGAAATGGGCTTTGCCAGAGAGGTCGCGGACCGGGTCATCTTCATGGACGGAGGCGTTGTCGTGGAACAGGCTCCGCCGGACGAGTTTTTCCGCAACCCCAAACATGAGCGCACCAAGGCGTTCCTGAAGGAAATCCTTTAG
- a CDS encoding ABC transporter substrate-binding protein — MKRLAVVLTLILAFAFGITAAHAGKLEEIKERNKLICGVKDSVNLFGFVDPDSKELVGLDIDVCKYIADKLGVPVEFKVVTSKNRIPMLVQGSVDMLAATMTHKFSRDEKIDFSITYFMDGQKLLVKKGSGIQSAADLANKKVGTVKGSTSEKNIKNAQPKARVISYDEYPQAFMALKQGKVKAVTTDSGILAGLKAGDDNPEMWDIVGPFIASEPYGLGVPQDDSAFRDFVNKCLNQMWLDGTYHKTFRKWMGYEVPEGWTMELWPM; from the coding sequence ATGAAAAGACTGGCAGTCGTTCTTACGTTGATCCTGGCGTTCGCATTCGGCATCACCGCGGCTCACGCGGGCAAACTGGAGGAGATCAAGGAACGCAACAAGCTGATCTGCGGGGTCAAGGACTCCGTGAACCTGTTCGGCTTTGTTGATCCCGACTCCAAGGAACTGGTCGGTCTGGACATCGATGTATGCAAGTACATCGCTGACAAGCTGGGCGTTCCGGTCGAGTTCAAGGTCGTGACCTCCAAGAACCGGATTCCCATGCTGGTCCAGGGTTCCGTGGACATGCTGGCCGCCACCATGACTCACAAGTTCTCTCGTGACGAGAAGATCGATTTTTCCATCACCTACTTCATGGACGGCCAGAAGCTGCTCGTGAAGAAGGGCTCGGGAATTCAGTCCGCCGCGGATCTGGCCAACAAGAAGGTCGGCACGGTGAAGGGCTCCACTTCCGAGAAAAACATCAAGAATGCGCAGCCCAAGGCCCGCGTCATTTCCTATGACGAGTACCCGCAGGCCTTCATGGCCTTGAAGCAGGGCAAGGTCAAGGCCGTGACCACCGACTCCGGCATTCTGGCCGGACTCAAGGCGGGCGACGACAATCCCGAGATGTGGGATATCGTGGGTCCGTTCATTGCCTCCGAACCCTATGGGCTCGGTGTTCCTCAGGATGATTCCGCTTTCCGTGATTTCGTGAACAAGTGCCTCAATCAGATGTGGCTCGATGGCACCTATCACAAGACGTTCAGAAAATGGATGGGTTACGAGGTCCCCGAAGGGTGGACCATGGAATTGTGGCCCATGTAG
- a CDS encoding amino acid ABC transporter permease: MTYQFNWNVLFSGEPAQWIFEGFLTTIQISAFALIAALALGILICVLRMTPVRPLQWFSLAYTEFFRNTPLLVQIFFWYNGSHYIMPEAIRTWLNDLYYWFPGPFTMFGHSFQGEWILFNVEFITGVIALTVYTSAFIAEEIRAGIFSIPKNQLEASRAVGLSFLQAYRFVILPQALRIVIPPLISQALNLIKNSSLCMVIGVTELMFMASQVESYYGAPFEAFSAVLLIYLVISLFVSLCINMYNKHFMIQVRY, translated from the coding sequence TTGACTTACCAGTTCAATTGGAATGTTCTGTTTTCCGGTGAACCGGCGCAGTGGATATTCGAAGGTTTTCTGACCACCATTCAGATTTCCGCCTTTGCCCTGATTGCGGCACTGGCTCTCGGAATTCTCATTTGCGTTCTTCGCATGACACCTGTTCGGCCCCTGCAATGGTTCAGTCTGGCATATACCGAGTTCTTTCGGAATACGCCGCTGCTGGTCCAGATTTTCTTCTGGTACAATGGTTCCCACTACATCATGCCGGAGGCGATTCGCACCTGGCTCAACGATCTGTATTACTGGTTCCCCGGCCCCTTCACCATGTTCGGCCATTCGTTTCAGGGCGAATGGATCCTGTTCAACGTGGAATTCATCACCGGGGTCATTGCCCTGACCGTGTACACTTCGGCCTTCATTGCCGAGGAAATCCGCGCGGGCATCTTTTCCATTCCCAAGAACCAGCTTGAGGCGTCCCGGGCCGTGGGCCTGTCCTTTCTGCAGGCATACCGGTTCGTGATTCTGCCGCAGGCGTTGCGGATCGTGATTCCGCCGCTTATTTCCCAGGCTCTGAACCTGATAAAGAATTCGTCCCTGTGCATGGTCATTGGCGTGACCGAACTCATGTTCATGGCCAGTCAGGTCGAGTCCTACTATGGTGCGCCGTTTGAGGCCTTTTCCGCGGTATTGCTGATTTATCTGGTGATTTCGCTCTTTGTTTCGCTGTGCATCAACATGTACAACAAGCATTTCATGATTCAGGTGCGGTACTAG
- a CDS encoding amino acid ABC transporter permease, whose translation MHWEIVWDNFDYFLWGAARIDSAFPFIHNVGGLAAGVILAFFGIFGAFWLGIGAGLMRLSKRWWVKLPGLVYIEMIRGVPLLLLIFWFFFLAPVLLGQALPAFHTTLICFIVFTGAYVAEIVRAGVLALPSGQMEAARGTGLSHVQAMRLVILPQALRNMIPSFVNQFVSLTKDTSLAAIIGVNELTRTAVQVDNRDMIASFEIWITIAAMYFLICFVLTSFSRRLEKQLSRYQARNR comes from the coding sequence ATGCATTGGGAAATCGTTTGGGATAATTTCGACTATTTCCTGTGGGGCGCGGCCAGAATCGACAGCGCGTTCCCCTTCATCCACAACGTGGGCGGACTCGCCGCCGGTGTGATTCTGGCATTCTTCGGCATTTTCGGTGCCTTCTGGCTCGGCATCGGGGCAGGACTCATGCGTCTGTCCAAGCGGTGGTGGGTCAAGTTGCCGGGACTCGTCTATATTGAAATGATTCGCGGCGTTCCGTTGCTGCTGTTGATCTTCTGGTTCTTTTTTCTGGCTCCTGTTCTGTTGGGACAAGCCTTGCCCGCGTTCCACACCACGCTGATCTGTTTCATCGTGTTCACCGGAGCCTATGTGGCGGAAATCGTCCGTGCCGGCGTGCTTGCCCTGCCTTCGGGGCAGATGGAAGCGGCGCGGGGAACCGGGTTGTCCCATGTGCAGGCCATGCGCCTTGTCATCCTGCCGCAGGCGCTCAGAAACATGATTCCGTCATTCGTGAACCAGTTCGTTTCCTTGACCAAAGATACCTCGCTGGCCGCAATTATCGGCGTGAACGAGTTGACACGGACCGCTGTGCAGGTGGACAATCGCGACATGATCGCGTCTTTTGAAATCTGGATAACCATTGCGGCCATGTATTTTCTGATCTGTTTCGTGCTGACTTCGTTCAGCCGCAGGCTGGAAAAGCAACTGTCGCGCTATCAGGCGAGGAACCGCTAA
- the deoC gene encoding deoxyribose-phosphate aldolase, whose translation MELTPQDIAGHIDHTLLRPDATAADLEKTCAEAVRHGFFGVCVNPSLISLASWLLRDRTPVPVAVVGFPLGATLPEVKMCEAREAVCRGAQEIDMVMNIGAFKAQDFRAVAKDIRTVVEAVQDRPVKVILETGLLSDAEIVEACGICVDAGAAFVKTSTGFGPGGATVEHVRLMREIVGPDVGVKASGGIRTFEEAVAMIEAGASRIGASASVAIVTEPEA comes from the coding sequence ATGGAACTGACTCCGCAGGATATTGCCGGACATATCGACCACACCCTGCTTCGACCCGACGCCACGGCAGCGGATTTGGAAAAAACATGCGCCGAGGCCGTGCGACACGGTTTTTTCGGCGTGTGCGTGAACCCGTCCCTGATCTCGCTGGCGAGTTGGCTGCTGCGGGACAGGACGCCCGTGCCCGTGGCCGTGGTCGGCTTTCCTCTGGGCGCGACCCTGCCCGAGGTCAAGATGTGCGAAGCGCGCGAGGCCGTGTGCCGGGGAGCGCAGGAAATCGACATGGTCATGAATATCGGGGCGTTCAAGGCTCAGGATTTTCGGGCCGTGGCCAAGGACATACGGACCGTGGTTGAAGCTGTTCAGGATCGTCCGGTCAAGGTCATTCTGGAGACCGGGCTGCTTTCCGATGCGGAAATCGTGGAAGCCTGCGGGATTTGCGTTGATGCCGGAGCTGCCTTTGTCAAGACGAGCACGGGATTCGGCCCGGGCGGGGCAACTGTGGAGCATGTCCGGCTCATGCGCGAGATCGTCGGCCCGGATGTCGGGGTCAAGGCCAGTGGCGGGATCCGGACCTTCGAGGAGGCCGTTGCCATGATCGAGGCCGGAGCCAGCCGCATCGGAGCTTCCGCTTCCGTTGCCATCGTGACGGAGCCGGAAGCATGA
- a CDS encoding precorrin-8X methylmutase, translating to MTHTRLQQFFTPRGIEAESFRIIDSEVPDPRPYQGPQWEIVRRMIHTTADFEMLDLVRFHPGAVESGRDALKRGCDIVTDTEMARRGIPVRRMDPLGCTVHCLMNDERVVARAGEQGTTRAFAAVDVAVDELRPEIFVIGNAPTALLRLLERFEAGDIAPALVVGMPVGFVNAAESKDLLIQSELPYIAIQGRKGGSALAACVVNAIAEMALSSE from the coding sequence ATGACCCATACCCGTTTGCAGCAGTTCTTCACGCCTCGCGGCATCGAGGCGGAGTCCTTTCGCATCATTGACTCCGAGGTACCGGACCCCAGACCGTATCAGGGGCCTCAGTGGGAGATCGTGCGGCGCATGATTCATACCACTGCGGATTTCGAGATGCTTGATCTGGTACGATTTCATCCGGGCGCTGTCGAGTCCGGGCGCGATGCCCTGAAACGTGGCTGTGACATTGTCACGGATACGGAAATGGCGCGCCGGGGCATTCCGGTTCGTCGCATGGATCCGCTCGGCTGCACCGTGCATTGTCTGATGAATGACGAGCGCGTGGTTGCCAGAGCCGGGGAACAGGGAACCACCCGGGCTTTTGCTGCCGTGGACGTGGCCGTGGACGAACTGCGGCCCGAGATTTTCGTTATCGGCAATGCGCCCACGGCTCTGCTTCGCCTTCTGGAGCGTTTCGAAGCCGGAGACATTGCTCCGGCCCTTGTGGTCGGAATGCCCGTTGGATTCGTCAATGCTGCGGAATCCAAGGATTTGCTTATTCAGAGCGAACTTCCCTACATTGCCATTCAGGGGCGCAAGGGCGGCTCCGCTCTGGCAGCCTGCGTGGTGAACGCCATAGCGGAAATGGCGCTTTCCTCGGAATAA
- a CDS encoding 4Fe-4S dicluster domain-containing protein gives MAKKDKGKSKVTVYPGWCKGCGVCVEFCPGKVLELNEDGKSTVVREDDCIRCGFCELHCPDFAIVVTDKDPDTGNNNNNASKKKA, from the coding sequence ATGGCCAAAAAAGACAAGGGTAAGAGCAAGGTCACCGTCTATCCAGGCTGGTGCAAGGGCTGCGGGGTCTGTGTGGAGTTCTGTCCGGGGAAGGTCCTGGAGTTGAACGAGGATGGCAAGTCCACGGTGGTTCGCGAGGATGACTGCATTCGATGCGGTTTCTGCGAATTGCACTGTCCGGATTTCGCCATCGTGGTCACGGACAAGGACCCGGATACCGGGAACAACAATAACAACGCTTCCAAAAAAAAGGCGTAG
- a CDS encoding 2-oxoacid:acceptor oxidoreductase subunit alpha: MARRKKHKEIFALGNEAVVEGALLAGCSFYAGYPITPSSEIMEIMAARLPHLEDGVFMQMEDEIASMGAAIGASMAGRKVMTATSGPGFSLMQEHIGYAVMAETPLVVVNVMRGGPSTGLPTSPAQGDVQQARWGTHGDHPIIVLSASNVQECLEMTITAFNMAEKYRTPVILLLDEVTAHTREKIEIPHADEYEVFSRIVPNMPPEWYKPFEETVRGVPPMPPLGAGYRFHTTGLTHDRNGFPTSRPDEVVDLTERLHRKIDQFFYDIQLVDEVDTDGADIVVIAYGSVARSAEYAVQQARESGIKAGLLKLKTLFPYPRRHTDKVLAHAKTVVVPEMNMGQISREVKRVNMGRATVRTINRVDGQIVTPSEILKVIMQG; this comes from the coding sequence ATGGCGAGACGCAAGAAACACAAGGAAATTTTCGCGCTCGGCAATGAGGCAGTGGTTGAAGGCGCGCTGCTTGCCGGGTGCTCGTTCTATGCGGGATATCCCATCACGCCCTCGTCCGAGATCATGGAAATCATGGCCGCCAGACTGCCTCATCTGGAGGACGGTGTTTTCATGCAGATGGAAGACGAGATCGCGAGCATGGGCGCGGCCATAGGCGCATCCATGGCCGGGCGCAAGGTCATGACCGCCACGTCCGGGCCGGGATTTTCCCTGATGCAGGAACACATCGGTTACGCCGTCATGGCCGAGACTCCGCTGGTCGTGGTGAACGTGATGCGCGGCGGTCCGTCCACCGGGTTGCCCACCAGCCCGGCTCAGGGCGATGTGCAACAGGCCAGATGGGGCACGCACGGCGATCATCCCATCATTGTTCTGTCTGCATCCAATGTGCAGGAATGTCTGGAGATGACCATCACGGCCTTCAACATGGCCGAGAAGTATCGCACTCCGGTCATTCTGCTTTTGGACGAAGTCACCGCGCATACCCGGGAAAAGATCGAGATTCCCCATGCCGATGAATACGAGGTGTTTTCGCGTATCGTGCCGAACATGCCGCCGGAATGGTACAAGCCCTTCGAGGAAACCGTGCGCGGAGTGCCGCCCATGCCGCCTCTGGGGGCGGGATATCGGTTCCACACCACTGGCTTGACCCATGACCGCAACGGTTTTCCCACGTCCCGGCCCGACGAGGTCGTGGACCTGACCGAGCGCCTGCACCGCAAGATCGACCAGTTCTTTTATGATATCCAGCTCGTGGACGAGGTGGACACCGACGGTGCGGATATCGTGGTCATTGCCTACGGTTCCGTGGCCCGTTCCGCGGAATACGCGGTGCAGCAGGCCCGGGAATCCGGCATCAAGGCCGGACTGCTCAAGCTCAAGACCCTGTTCCCGTATCCCCGGCGGCATACCGACAAGGTGCTGGCGCACGCCAAGACCGTTGTCGTGCCGGAAATGAACATGGGACAGATCTCCCGCGAGGTGAAACGCGTGAACATGGGCCGCGCCACGGTGCGCACCATCAATCGCGTTGACGGCCAGATCGTCACTCCCTCGGAAATCCTCAAGGTCATCATGCAGGGGTAG
- a CDS encoding 2-oxoacid:ferredoxin oxidoreductase subunit beta, translating to MSEFTGNEIIHQYLRHNKRFPHVLCAGCGHGIVLGTLIRSIHDLGLPKDDVVIVAGIGCSGRLAVYVDFNTIHTTHGRALTFATGIKMANPQLKVICLMGDGDALSIGGNHLIHAARRNVGITALILNNNIYGMTGGQSSPATPLGAKSMTSPFGQLEKSFDTVELARGAGANFVARGTVFHVKKLENIMIEAIRRPGFNLVETLTPCHTQFGRKNKYKSPVEMYKWLKKAAIDKERYDELPEDKREGRIPIGVFVERERDGLEERYAKLRESFRKTSQGGR from the coding sequence ATGAGCGAGTTCACCGGAAACGAAATCATTCATCAGTATCTGCGGCACAACAAGCGGTTTCCTCATGTGCTTTGCGCGGGCTGCGGCCACGGCATCGTGCTGGGAACCCTGATTCGGAGCATTCACGATCTGGGGCTGCCCAAGGACGACGTGGTCATCGTGGCGGGCATCGGCTGTTCCGGCCGACTGGCCGTGTATGTGGATTTCAACACCATCCATACCACGCATGGTCGCGCTTTGACCTTTGCCACGGGCATCAAGATGGCGAATCCCCAGCTCAAGGTGATCTGCCTCATGGGGGATGGCGACGCATTGTCCATCGGCGGCAACCATTTGATCCACGCGGCCCGGCGCAACGTGGGCATCACGGCTCTGATTCTGAACAACAACATTTACGGCATGACCGGCGGCCAGAGTTCCCCGGCAACGCCGCTTGGCGCCAAGTCCATGACTTCGCCGTTCGGGCAGCTCGAAAAAAGCTTCGACACCGTGGAACTCGCCAGAGGCGCGGGCGCGAACTTCGTGGCCCGAGGTACGGTGTTTCATGTCAAGAAGCTGGAAAACATCATGATCGAGGCCATTCGGCGACCCGGGTTCAATCTTGTGGAGACCCTGACTCCCTGTCACACCCAGTTCGGACGCAAGAACAAGTACAAGAGTCCTGTCGAAATGTACAAATGGCTCAAGAAGGCCGCCATCGACAAGGAGCGGTATGACGAATTGCCAGAGGACAAGCGCGAGGGCCGCATTCCCATCGGCGTGTTCGTGGAGCGCGAGCGTGACGGTCTTGAGGAACGCTATGCCAAGCTGAGGGAGTCGTTCCGCAAGACGTCGCAGGGAGGCAGGTAG
- a CDS encoding 2-oxoacid:acceptor oxidoreductase family protein produces the protein MKQPQYLNRFEIRFSGLGGQGIITLGKIMGQGLALGHGYSVTQTQSYGPEARGGSSKCDLVISSDGISYPKAENLDLLVALSQEACNSYYPYLKQGGALVVESDLVRQVPTNKFLGLPFTALAKDRIGIPQAMNTIVLGALSHLLPFVQQRAMRKSLEEVLPARIREINTKAFNLGHRLAKKNWGDDAGAIWREDQTLGVEIKR, from the coding sequence ATGAAGCAGCCGCAATATCTCAATCGGTTCGAAATCCGGTTTTCCGGACTGGGCGGTCAGGGCATCATCACGCTCGGCAAGATAATGGGGCAGGGGCTTGCTCTTGGCCATGGGTACAGCGTTACCCAGACCCAGAGCTACGGTCCTGAGGCGCGTGGCGGTTCCAGCAAGTGCGATCTCGTGATCAGTTCCGACGGCATCAGCTATCCCAAGGCCGAGAATCTGGATTTGCTCGTGGCTCTTTCGCAGGAAGCGTGCAACTCCTACTATCCCTATCTCAAGCAGGGCGGGGCACTGGTTGTGGAATCCGATCTGGTTCGGCAGGTGCCGACCAACAAGTTTCTGGGCCTGCCGTTCACGGCTCTGGCCAAGGACAGGATCGGCATTCCTCAGGCCATGAACACCATTGTGCTCGGAGCGCTCAGTCATCTGTTGCCGTTCGTGCAGCAGCGGGCCATGCGCAAGAGTCTGGAGGAAGTGTTGCCTGCCAGGATCAGGGAGATCAACACCAAGGCCTTCAATCTCGGCCACAGGCTGGCGAAAAAGAATTGGGGCGACGATGCCGGGGCCATCTGGCGCGAAGATCAGACTCTTGGAGTGGAAATCAAGCGATAG
- a CDS encoding ABC transporter permease: MLDSLAFIATIAIKSSIAVLFAAVGEVFAERSGVLNLGVEGMMLFGAMVGAAAGVAWGDPWIAAGCGMLAGAALAAVHGFFSITLKADQTLSGLAITILGGGLAGFLGRSIIGVRGVRFGITPIPGLSDIPVIGDILFRQNELAYVAYLLVPAASWLLFRTSLGLKIRAVGEDAAAADAMGVNVLLLRWACVLFGGMLAGLGGCYLSLAYTPGWKDGMTMGQGWIAIAMVIFSGWRPGRAALGALLFGALAALQWNVEAGGSELVPSWVLKMLPYVLTIAVLVLVKKFAASSRGGAPAALGTPFHRM; the protein is encoded by the coding sequence ATGCTTGATTCTCTGGCATTCATCGCCACCATCGCCATCAAGTCGTCCATAGCCGTCCTGTTCGCCGCCGTGGGTGAAGTGTTTGCGGAACGTAGCGGCGTGCTCAATCTGGGCGTGGAAGGCATGATGCTCTTCGGTGCCATGGTCGGCGCGGCCGCCGGAGTGGCCTGGGGCGATCCGTGGATCGCAGCCGGTTGCGGCATGCTGGCCGGTGCGGCCCTTGCCGCAGTGCACGGCTTCTTCTCCATCACGCTCAAGGCGGACCAGACCCTTTCCGGCCTTGCCATCACCATTCTCGGCGGCGGACTTGCCGGATTTCTGGGCCGATCCATCATCGGCGTACGCGGCGTGCGTTTCGGCATAACTCCGATTCCCGGCCTGTCCGACATCCCGGTCATCGGCGACATTCTTTTCCGGCAGAACGAACTGGCCTACGTGGCCTATCTGCTGGTCCCGGCCGCCTCCTGGCTGCTCTTCCGCACCTCTCTCGGCCTGAAAATCCGGGCCGTGGGCGAAGACGCGGCCGCTGCAGACGCCATGGGCGTGAACGTGCTCCTGCTCCGCTGGGCATGCGTGCTCTTCGGTGGCATGCTGGCCGGACTGGGCGGCTGCTACCTCTCGCTCGCCTATACCCCGGGCTGGAAGGACGGCATGACCATGGGACAGGGCTGGATCGCCATAGCCATGGTCATCTTCTCGGGCTGGCGTCCCGGTCGGGCTGCGCTCGGCGCACTGCTCTTCGGCGCACTGGCCGCCCTGCAATGGAACGTGGAAGCCGGAGGATCGGAACTCGTGCCCTCCTGGGTGCTCAAGATGCTCCCCTATGTCCTGACCATCGCGGTACTCGTGCTGGTCAAGAAATTCGCGGCCTCAAGTCGCGGCGGAGCTCCAGCCGCACTGGGAACGCCCTTTCACAGAATGTAA
- a CDS encoding ABC transporter permease: MSLRIRQRTEPIRRKGLVTALLAVGFALLAGALVFISQGVAPVHAYQVMISGALGSMNGLAEVGVKMIPLTLTGLSVALAATMLLWNIGAEGQFVWGAIGAGWGALYLSPHLPTSLVLPACLLLGAAAGAMWAMIPAALKVQYGVSEILTTLLLNYVAIIFMEHLYFGPWRDPMGFGFPGTPIFPDAAWLPRLGRTRLHMGALVAVLATVCLHYLLSKTKWGYGIRVTGHSPRAARYGGINATRQTFTVMALAGALAGLAGMGEVCGIHYVIREGINPGYGYDGIIVACLAGLRPALVPAYAAVLGTFLIGADRLQSVMQLPSSIGLVLEGSLLLGLLAAEAVTRYTISFGKEDDHA; encoded by the coding sequence ATGAGCCTTCGCATCCGCCAACGCACGGAACCCATCAGGCGCAAGGGACTGGTCACCGCACTGCTGGCCGTGGGCTTTGCCCTGCTGGCCGGAGCACTGGTCTTCATCAGTCAGGGCGTGGCTCCCGTGCACGCCTATCAGGTCATGATCTCGGGTGCGCTGGGCAGCATGAACGGTCTGGCCGAAGTGGGCGTGAAAATGATCCCCCTGACCCTGACCGGCCTGTCCGTGGCATTGGCCGCGACCATGCTGCTCTGGAACATCGGAGCAGAAGGCCAGTTCGTCTGGGGCGCGATCGGCGCGGGCTGGGGAGCTCTGTATCTGTCCCCGCACCTGCCGACTTCTCTGGTGCTTCCGGCCTGTCTGCTCCTCGGAGCGGCAGCCGGAGCCATGTGGGCCATGATCCCGGCCGCGCTCAAGGTGCAGTACGGCGTCAGTGAAATCCTGACCACCCTGCTGCTCAACTACGTGGCCATCATCTTCATGGAACATCTCTACTTCGGGCCGTGGCGCGATCCCATGGGCTTCGGCTTTCCGGGCACGCCCATCTTCCCGGACGCGGCATGGCTGCCCAGACTGGGCAGAACCCGCCTGCACATGGGCGCCCTCGTGGCCGTGCTCGCCACGGTCTGTCTGCACTATCTCCTGTCCAAGACCAAATGGGGCTACGGCATCCGGGTCACCGGTCACAGCCCCCGGGCCGCGCGATACGGTGGCATCAACGCCACGCGCCAGACCTTCACGGTCATGGCGCTGGCCGGTGCGCTGGCCGGACTCGCGGGCATGGGCGAAGTCTGCGGCATCCATTACGTGATCCGCGAGGGCATCAACCCGGGCTACGGATACGATGGCATCATCGTTGCCTGCCTTGCCGGATTGCGTCCGGCTCTGGTTCCGGCCTACGCCGCCGTGCTCGGCACTTTCCTGATCGGCGCGGACCGGCTCCAGTCGGTAATGCAACTCCCCTCGTCCATCGGACTGGTGCTGGAAGGCTCGCTCCTGCTGGGACTGCTCGCAGCCGAGGCCGTAACCCGCTACACCATCAGTTTCGGCAAGGAGGACGACCATGCTTGA